The following coding sequences lie in one Fimbriimonadaceae bacterium genomic window:
- a CDS encoding outer membrane lipoprotein-sorting protein — translation MTALIALSTIAFVGVADPDVDDIVQPKFQDVQYTTKVIKPNFAELSKIDDDFGKQYRFDEMQVALKEPYKLRLETKINEATVQLIQNKYKVTYRIPRNNFTNTQDLEKSIGRLQTIMEYGIVTPSVVKDIFDAKYVRTDRATGDYVFDLTYKARFDNTSRHRIWVDPDKRYVTKREWWGQGSRPRMKAIFIYEEPVNSGGVWVPSKATVRNVDNKVAATTMSTNVKINQGISDSLFGK, via the coding sequence ATGACTGCACTGATCGCTCTATCCACCATCGCGTTCGTCGGGGTTGCCGATCCCGATGTGGACGATATCGTCCAGCCCAAGTTTCAGGACGTGCAATACACAACCAAGGTTATCAAGCCAAACTTTGCCGAGCTAAGCAAGATCGACGATGACTTTGGAAAGCAATACCGCTTTGACGAAATGCAGGTGGCGCTCAAGGAGCCCTATAAGTTGAGGCTTGAGACGAAAATCAATGAAGCCACAGTGCAATTGATCCAGAACAAGTACAAGGTCACCTACCGGATTCCCCGAAACAACTTCACGAATACGCAGGACCTTGAGAAGTCGATCGGCCGCTTGCAGACGATCATGGAGTACGGCATCGTGACACCTTCAGTCGTGAAAGATATCTTTGATGCCAAGTACGTTCGCACCGACCGGGCAACGGGCGACTATGTTTTTGACCTGACCTACAAGGCACGATTTGACAACACATCTCGGCATCGAATCTGGGTTGACCCTGACAAGAGGTATGTGACCAAGCGAGAGTGGTGGGGGCAGGGAAGCCGCCCGCGAATGAAGGCAATCTTCATCTATGAAGAGCCGGTCAACAGCGGTGGCGTTTGGGTTCCGAGCAAAGCGACGGTTCGCAATGTGGACAACAAGGTTGCAGCAACCACGATGAGCACGAACGTCAAGATCAATCAGGGCATCTCTGACAGTCTGTTCGGGAAGTGA